From Carya illinoinensis cultivar Pawnee chromosome 5, C.illinoinensisPawnee_v1, whole genome shotgun sequence, one genomic window encodes:
- the LOC122310608 gene encoding uncharacterized protein LOC122310608 yields MTTPYTSHLLSASNHLHASAKMPIKSHSTRLQGFKQGSLRNVKEKNCKLSVKQFRAFQNTRHTISCAINMSAGQSDDPGQLNLKHLIDKARKLWDGCPQPVKSFPWNRALDNFIQLILDLVLAVVKYLCIPLLAISSLSEMSYCAHERKLFLLPVPVLIGIAVAGVFRETALDISPLLKDAEVPWHLIAIATFFTFLKLLGPYYPYWGRIFIPHFANGGLWRTLWFALLWYRRPQKESTMTLQENSGNGTHSKLNKL; encoded by the exons ATGACAACCCCATATACCTCTCACTTGTTGTCTGCTTCCAATCATCTCCATGCTTCCGCTAAAATGCCCATCAAAAGTCACTCTACTCGGCTTCAAGGGTTCAAG caaGGATCATTGCGGAATGTTAAAGAGAAAAACTGCAAGTTGAGTGTTAAACAATTTCGGGCATTTCAGAATACTAGGCACACGATATCGTGTGCAATAAATATGTCCGCAGGCCAGTCAGACGATCCTGGGcaattaaacttgaaacatctTATTGACAAGGCAAGAAAATTGTGGGACGGTTGTCCTCAACCAGTCAAGAGCTTCCCTTGGAACAGAGCACTGGATAATTTCATTCAACTCATCCTTGACCTCGTCTTGGCAGTTGTCAAATACTTATGTATTCCCTTACTGGCAATTTCCTCTCTTAGTGAGATGTCATACTGTGCACATGAAAGAAAGCTTTTTCTTTTACCTGTTCCAGTTCTCATTGGGATTGCTGTTGCTGGGGTATTCCGAGAGACAGCCCTAGATATATCTCCGCTTCTCAAG gATGCAGAAGTTCCCTGGCATCTGATTGCCATTGCGACTTTCTTCACATTTCTCAAATTGCTGGGACCTTATTACCCCTATTGGGGGCGAATTTTTATTCCACACTTTGCAAATGGGGGGTTATGGAGGACTCTGTGGTTTGCACTTTTGTGGTATAGAAGACCCCAAAAGGAATCAACAATGACATTGCAGGAGAACTCTGGAAATGGAACCCATTCCAAGCTAAATAAGTTATAA
- the LOC122310607 gene encoding probable N-acetyl-gamma-glutamyl-phosphate reductase, chloroplastic produces the protein MWTAKFSSISVGTGCFGKDEAIVTKVNKRKEGKIFVKCAVNTKTQKPDKAVRIGVLGASGYTGSEIVRLLANHPHFGISLMTADRKAGQSIGSVFPHLVSQDLPDMVAVKDADFSDVDAVFCCLPHGTTQEIIKGLPKGLKIVDLSADFRLQDISEYEEWYGQAHRAPDLQKEAVYGLTEILREEIKSARLVANPGCYPTSIQLPLVPLIKANLIQYRNIIIDSKSGVTGAGRGAKEANLYTEISEGIYSYGMTRHRHVPEIEQGLSDAAHSKITISFTPHLMPMNRGMQSTIYVEMAAGVTIEDLYQQLKISYQDEEFVILLEKGVVPHTHHVRGSNYNLINVFPDRIPGRAIITSVIDNLVKGASGQALQNLNIMLGYAENTGLLYQPLFP, from the exons ATGTGGACCGCAAAATTCAGTTCGATTTCTGTTGGCACTGGATGCTTTGGGAAG GACGAAGCAATTGTTACAAAGGTTAATAAGCGAAAGGAAGGGAAGATATTTGTCAAATGTGCTGTTAATACCAAAACCCAGAAACCAGACAAGGCAGTTCGGATTGGTGTTCTTGGAGCTAGTGGTTACACTGGTTCTGAG ATTGTTCGGTTGCTTGCAAACCATCCACACTTTGGCATTAGTCTGATGACTGCTGATAGAAAGGCTGGTCAATCGATTGGATCAGTGTTCCCTCATCTGGTGTCACAA GATTTGCCGGATATGGTTGCCGTCAAGGATGCTGACTTTTCTGATGTTGATGCTGTGTTTTGTTGTTTGCCGCATGGGACCACTCAG GAAATCATCAAAGGCCTTCCTAAGGGTTTGAAGATTGTTGATCTTTCTGCA GACTTCCGGCTGCAAGATATATCTGAATATGAAGAATGGTACGGTCAGGCACACAGAGCACCAGATTTGCAG AAAGAAGCTGTATATGGTTTGACAGAGATTTTGAGAGAGGAAATTAAAAGTGCACGTCTAGTTGCTAATCCTGGTTGTTATCCAACAtccattcagcttcctcttgtTCCATTGATAAAG GCTAACCTCATTCAATACAGAAATATTATTATCGACTCAAAATCTGGTGTGACTGGAGCAG GGCGTGGTGCTAAGGAGGCAAACTTGTACACTGAAATTTCAGAAGGCATTTATTCTTATGGGATGACCAGGCATCGCCATG TTCCAGAAATTGAACAGGGACTCTCCGATGCTGCGCATTCAAAAATAACAATCAGTTTCACTCCACACCTAATGCCAATG AACCGCGGAATGCAATCAACTATATATGTGGAAATGGCTGCTGGTGTAACAATTGAGGATTTATACCAACAATTGAAGATATCTTATCAG GATGAAGAATTTGTTATTTTGTTGGAGAAAGGAGTTGTCCCTCACACTCATCATGTTCGAGGGtccaattataatttaataaatgtcTTTCCTGATCGAATACCAGGAAGGGCAATAATTACTTCAGTT ATTGATAATCTTGTAAAGGGAGCATCAGGTCAAGCTTTACAGAATCTCAACATCATGTTGGGATATGCAGAAAATACCGGGCTTCTTTACCAGCCCCTGTTTCCTTGA
- the LOC122309108 gene encoding germin-like protein subfamily 1 member 13 — protein MMKGSVLMYQVAIVALLALACSLAFAFDPSPLQDFCIAVDKYDSAVFVNGKFCKDPKDVKAEDFFFQGRLNIARDTSGKQGSNVTAVTVEQFPGLNTLGISLARIDFAPYGQNPPHTHPRATEVLFVLKGTLYVGFVTSNQADGKNLLFTKVLNAGDVFVFPIGLVHFQLNIGKSNAIAFAGLSSQNPGVITIADAVFGSEPPINPDVLTKAFQVDKNLVEYLQKLF, from the exons ATGATGAAAGGTAGTGTTCTCATGTACCAGGTTGCAATTGTGGCCCTATTGGCCTTGGCTTGCTCTCTCGCCTTTGCCTTTGACCCTAGTCCTCTTCAAGACTTTTGTATTGCAGTCGATAAGTACGATTCCGCTG TATTTGTGAATGGAAAGTTCTGCAAGGATCCAAAGGATGTCAAAGCTGAAGACTTCTTCTTCCAGGGGCGCCTAAATATTGCTAGAGACACCTCAGGTAAACAGGGGTCGAATGTCACTGCCGTTACTGTGGAACAATTTCCAGGCCTTAACACTCTAGGTATATCCTTGGCTCGCATTGACTTTGCCCCATACGGCCAGAATCCTCCACACACACATCCTCGTGCCACTGAGGTTCTATTTGTCTTGAAGGGTACTCTTTACGTTGGCTTTGTCACCTCTAACCAAGCTGATGGAAAAAACCTCCTCTTCACCAAAGTTCTAAATGCCGGAGATGTCTTTGTATTCCCAATTGGTCTCGTTCACTTCCAGTTGAATATTGGAAAATCCAATGCCATTGCCTTTGCAGGTCTCAGCAGCCAGAATCCAGGAGTTATCACTATAGCTGATGCGGTCTTTGGATCTGAACCTCCCATCAATCCTGATGTTCTTACCAAAGCCTTCCAAGTAGACAAGAATCTAGTTGAATATCTTCAGAAACTattctga